From Bacteroidota bacterium, the proteins below share one genomic window:
- a CDS encoding tetratricopeptide repeat protein — MALTLESLRRRLSKVKSASKRISALIELGEFHLPLDPVRALEYGKSAVQLIQESKDYSFKLSALSIIAKSQYLLSDHEASVATYEIICDTYRTLNDRCGLAVALSEMSQPLKSLGEYRKAIECLEISLANQQEDKPSSHLARTYHYLGSIYQLLADNIRAKDFNITALRLLETLPDKLLEAEVYSSLGWIYSDLQEFHSATEAHTIDLDISTELGNLQRQAAALGNLGQLYGRQNELDTSLEYFERSLNIQIQMGHSNYQALTHANIANIFAMQGKTDEALSQIEISVELATTSNDYYTKGMVLFAKGSHLVNVKRYEEGVDCLLQVQQMLENGMQNKERCTLLYALSVGYEGIGDIPEALKYFKLLDAAKESLFAEKLKHERQIADTKMALQMASTDKQYYQRKSESLEAKNSIQAHKLLVFDDQLAEMNRYLQEIIPHIEALTHSSDTVDLQKSVQAIVRKIKKNLSNHHARYRDKKSLEMLDTTFQQKLRRAYPLLSDTEEKICGLVRLNLGSEQIADLLFCSKRTVDWHRSNIRKKMRIPNDTELHAYLESFFASKNPVSLS, encoded by the coding sequence ATGGCATTAACACTAGAGAGCCTGCGTCGAAGACTATCGAAAGTCAAATCTGCTTCAAAGCGAATATCTGCACTCATTGAACTAGGTGAATTCCATCTTCCCCTTGATCCTGTACGGGCACTGGAGTATGGTAAAAGCGCAGTACAACTTATCCAAGAGTCCAAAGATTATTCATTCAAACTGTCGGCACTTTCAATCATTGCCAAATCACAGTACTTACTTTCCGACCACGAAGCCTCCGTCGCAACGTATGAAATCATATGTGATACGTACCGAACATTGAATGATCGTTGCGGTCTTGCTGTAGCATTGTCTGAAATGTCGCAGCCCCTAAAATCATTAGGGGAATATAGAAAAGCGATTGAATGCCTGGAGATATCATTAGCGAACCAGCAAGAGGATAAGCCTTCGAGTCATCTTGCAAGGACATATCATTATCTGGGCAGTATATACCAATTGCTCGCCGACAATATTCGGGCAAAAGACTTCAACATAACAGCGCTCCGCTTATTAGAGACTTTGCCGGATAAATTATTGGAGGCAGAAGTATATTCATCTCTTGGGTGGATCTATAGTGATTTACAAGAATTCCACAGTGCCACCGAGGCGCATACTATCGACCTGGATATCAGTACCGAACTCGGTAATTTACAGCGTCAGGCTGCAGCGCTAGGCAATCTTGGTCAGTTGTATGGCAGGCAAAATGAACTCGATACTTCATTGGAATACTTTGAACGATCGCTGAATATTCAAATCCAAATGGGGCATTCCAACTATCAAGCCTTGACTCATGCAAACATCGCCAATATTTTCGCGATGCAAGGTAAAACAGATGAAGCCTTGTCTCAGATAGAAATTTCGGTAGAATTGGCCACAACATCAAATGATTACTATACAAAGGGGATGGTGTTGTTCGCAAAAGGGTCTCACTTAGTAAATGTCAAGCGATACGAAGAAGGTGTAGACTGCCTGTTGCAGGTACAACAAATGCTTGAGAACGGCATGCAAAACAAGGAAAGATGTACTCTCCTCTATGCCCTTTCTGTAGGGTATGAAGGCATTGGAGACATCCCGGAAGCACTTAAGTACTTCAAATTATTAGATGCAGCAAAGGAATCGTTATTTGCTGAAAAACTGAAACACGAACGCCAAATCGCTGACACAAAAATGGCGCTGCAAATGGCAAGTACCGACAAACAATACTACCAACGAAAATCAGAAAGTCTTGAAGCTAAGAACAGTATCCAAGCACATAAACTGCTTGTCTTCGACGACCAACTTGCGGAGATGAATCGCTATTTACAGGAGATAATCCCGCACATTGAGGCCCTGACCCATTCGTCCGACACAGTGGATCTACAGAAGTCCGTGCAAGCGATTGTACGCAAGATCAAAAAGAATCTATCGAATCACCATGCACGATACCGAGATAAAAAATCCTTAGAAATGCTCGATACTACCTTCCAACAAAAACTTCGAAGGGCATATCCTCTGTTGTCCGACACGGAAGAAAAAATCTGTGGTCTTGTGCGACTCA